A single window of Leptospira wolffii serovar Khorat str. Khorat-H2 DNA harbors:
- a CDS encoding arylesterase yields the protein MRASIFLSFIIVLIAFLAGCSGEVKDIPLQNCSKISGMPGPEDLAIDRESGTLFISSHDRRIEDSEGKLYSIDLNSSALEPKLLDTDYPKNFRPHGMSLLNKNGKYKLYVISHIVPYQEHSVEVFERTEKPSPKSKFGKWKHVQTLKDDVITSPNDLSVVSENEIFVSNDHGKGGFMTYLFHDMFRMKRSEIAYYNGKSWVSLGNPISLGNGILFVKREDGKEYLYRSAFNEGSVLKFPVQREGGKITLGEPKSIFLDSGPDNLEIDEKGRILAVTHKSVMKFLKHVRDKDSPSPTQVFSIAPDDTATEIYSNSGEQISAGSTAISFKEKIYIAQVFNDFILQCRY from the coding sequence ATGCGAGCATCTATTTTCCTATCTTTTATAATTGTTCTAATCGCTTTTCTAGCCGGTTGTTCCGGAGAAGTGAAGGACATCCCTCTCCAAAATTGTTCCAAGATTTCCGGAATGCCCGGCCCGGAGGATCTGGCAATCGATAGGGAGTCCGGAACCCTTTTTATCTCCTCTCACGACAGAAGGATCGAGGACAGCGAAGGCAAATTGTATTCCATCGATCTGAATTCCTCCGCACTGGAGCCTAAACTTTTGGATACGGATTATCCGAAAAATTTCCGCCCTCATGGAATGAGCCTTCTGAATAAGAACGGCAAATATAAACTTTATGTAATCTCCCATATCGTTCCTTACCAGGAGCATTCCGTAGAAGTCTTCGAAAGAACGGAAAAGCCTTCTCCCAAGTCGAAATTCGGAAAATGGAAACATGTCCAAACGTTGAAGGACGATGTGATTACCAGTCCGAACGATCTGTCCGTGGTTTCGGAAAACGAAATCTTCGTCTCTAACGATCACGGAAAAGGAGGGTTCATGACCTATCTTTTTCACGACATGTTCAGGATGAAGAGATCCGAGATCGCATATTACAACGGAAAATCCTGGGTCTCTCTGGGAAATCCAATTTCCCTGGGAAACGGAATCCTATTCGTAAAACGGGAAGACGGAAAGGAGTATCTCTATCGCTCCGCATTCAACGAAGGTAGCGTTCTCAAATTTCCGGTCCAAAGAGAGGGGGGAAAAATCACATTAGGAGAACCTAAATCGATTTTTCTGGATAGCGGTCCCGACAATCTGGAAATCGACGAAAAAGGAAGAATACTCGCCGTGACCCATAAATCGGTGATGAAATTTCTGAAGCATGTGCGGGACAAGGACTCCCCTTCTCCCACCCAAGTGTTTTCCATAGCTCCCGACGATACCGCGACCGAGATCTATTCCAATTCGGGAGAGCAGATTTCCGCGGGAAGCACGGCGATTTCCTTTAAGGAAAAGATCTATATCGCTCAAGTCTTTAACGACTTCATTCTACAATGTCGCTACTGA
- a CDS encoding acyl-CoA thioesterase — protein MNEQTKIKTPRDSAAETRHIVMPDHTNHYGTLFGGTLMSWIDLIAVMVAQRHCGREAVTASVDKLNFLEPISIGDHVILKASVNYVGRSSLEIGVQVSKENPYTGTVVRATTAYLTFVALDENKRPCPIPGLNPETELEKRRYENALLRQESNRNLVKKIKDSEG, from the coding sequence ATGAACGAACAGACAAAGATAAAAACACCCAGAGATTCCGCCGCCGAAACTCGGCATATCGTGATGCCCGATCATACGAATCATTACGGAACATTATTCGGCGGCACTCTCATGTCTTGGATAGACCTGATCGCGGTCATGGTAGCCCAAAGACATTGCGGACGGGAAGCAGTGACCGCAAGCGTGGACAAGTTGAATTTTCTGGAACCGATTTCCATCGGAGACCATGTGATCCTGAAGGCTTCGGTGAATTACGTAGGGCGATCCTCCTTGGAAATAGGAGTCCAGGTATCCAAAGAAAATCCTTATACGGGGACGGTCGTTCGAGCTACGACCGCCTATCTCACTTTCGTGGCTCTGGATGAAAATAAAAGGCCCTGTCCTATCCCGGGACTGAATCCGGAAACGGAGTTGGAAAAAAGAAGATACGAGAACGCTCTCTTAAGACAAGAATCCAACCGAAACCTAGTCAAAAAGATCAAAGACTCGGAAGGTTGA
- a CDS encoding SGNH/GDSL hydrolase family protein: MKVLYPISFLAFLLIGCYSQNDAGSLSGLLPGSEPISVTVLGDSLCERSQGFGLREGLGSNFAITEACVSLRGAADWLPELNLALTNTPRLIIIELGLNDLLYHPIALFPDNYSALLSELGSRSNAVLMVTVLPIPTTVYRSDIQNMNLFLKGLGSNHPLADMETPFLAAESQIELYPVTDPIHPTPAGYAIMKTVYISAVAKLFNLPSL, translated from the coding sequence ATGAAGGTTCTCTATCCGATTTCCTTCCTCGCATTTCTTTTAATAGGCTGTTATTCTCAAAACGATGCCGGCTCTCTTTCCGGATTATTGCCGGGGTCCGAACCGATTTCTGTAACAGTGTTAGGAGATTCTCTTTGTGAAAGGTCCCAAGGCTTCGGACTCAGAGAAGGACTAGGCTCGAATTTTGCGATTACCGAGGCCTGCGTTTCCTTAAGAGGGGCTGCGGACTGGTTGCCTGAGTTGAATTTGGCGCTTACCAATACGCCCAGATTGATTATCATCGAATTGGGATTGAACGATTTACTCTACCATCCGATCGCGCTCTTTCCGGATAATTATTCCGCGCTTCTTTCCGAGTTAGGATCCAGATCCAACGCGGTTCTTATGGTTACCGTCCTACCCATTCCCACCACAGTTTATCGTTCGGATATACAGAATATGAATCTTTTTCTAAAAGGTTTGGGCTCTAATCATCCATTGGCGGATATGGAAACTCCTTTCTTGGCGGCGGAGTCTCAGATAGAATTGTACCCCGTAACCGATCCGATCCATCCTACACCGGCGGGTTATGCGATCATGAAGACGGTATATATTTCCGCAGTCGCAAAATTATTCAACCTTCCGAGTCTTTGA